A window of Syntrophaceae bacterium genomic DNA:
GCTTCGCCGTCGTGCCGGCTTCGCCGACGGTCGTCGTGGCGGATCTGCCCGTGGCCGTCCTGTACCTCCTGGCCCTCTCTTCCCTGGGCGTCTACGGCATCCTGATGGCCGGCTGGTCTTCCAACAACACGTACTCGCTGCTGGGCGGGCTGCGGGCCGCCGCCCAGATGATCAGCTACGAAATCCCGCTGGCGCTGTCCGTCGTGGGCGTGCTGATCCTCGCCGGCTCCATGAGCCTCGTCGAGATCGTGAAGGCCCAGGAGGGGCTCTGGTTCGCCGTGAAGCAGCCCCTGGGGTTTGCCCTTTTTCTGATCTGCATCTCCGCGGAGACCAACCGCACGCCCTTCGACCTGCTGGAGTGCGAAAACGAACTGGTCGCCGGCTACCAGACGGAGTATTCCTCCATGAAGTTCGGGCTCTTCTACATGGCCGAGTACGCCCACATCCTGCTGGCCTCGTGCCTGGTGAGCCTCTTCTTCCTGGGCGGCTGGAACGGCCCGCTTCTGCCGGCGCCCCTGTGGCTGCTCGTCAAGGTCTTCTTCGTCTTTGCGGCGTTCATCTGGGTGCGGGCCACCTTCCCCCGCATCCGCTACGATCAGCTGATGGGATTTTCCTGGAAGGTGCTGCTGCCGCTTGCCTTCGTGAACCTGATGGCGACGGCGGCGCTGACGGTACTCCTTTCGTGAGGAAATGACATGAGCAAGGCCCTGCTGAAGGGGTTGGCCCTGACCCTGCAGACGTTTTTCCGAAAGCCCGTCACGGTGCAGTACCCCGACGAGAAGCGGCCCGTTCCGGGTCGCTTCCGGGGGCGGCCGGCACTCGTCGCCCGCGAGGACGGCACGCCCCGCTGCGTGGCCTGCGGCCTCTGCGAGAAGATCTGCCCGAGCCTCTGCATCGCCGTCACGGCCGAAACGGGCCCCGAGGGCATCCGGGCGCTTGCCCGCTACCGCCTCGATCTCAACCGATGCTCCTTCTGCGGGCTCTGCGTCGAGGCCTGCCCGGTGGAGGCCATCATCATGAGCGCCGACTACGAACTGGCCGCCGCCGGCCGCGAGTCCCTTGTCTGGGACAAGGGGCGCCTGCTGGCCGGCCCGGGCCGGGCCGGGGAGGGACGATCATGATCGAGACAGTCCTCTTCTGGGTTCTGGCCGCCGCTTCCGTCGCCTCCGCCCTGGGGGTCGTCGCCCTGCGAAGCCCCGTTGGCAGCGTCATGGCGCTGCTTGCGGCCATGCTGGCCACGGCGGGTCTCTACGCCCTCATGGGGGCGCCCGTGCTGGCCCTCTTCCAGGTCATCGTCTATATCGGGGCCGTCCTCGTGCTCTTCCTGTTCGTCGTCATGCTCCTCGATCTCAAGGGGACCGCTGCCCGCGGGAGGCCCTCGGCCCGTGCCGCGGCGGCGGGCGCGGCCGGCATCGGACTCACGGCGGCGGCAGCCTGGGGGGCATGGAAGGGTTTTTCGCAGGCGGCCCCCGTGGGCGGTCCTCGTCCCGCGCCCGGCATTTCCGAGATCGCCATCGACCTCTTCGGCCGGCATCTGCTCGTCTTCGAGTTGACCTCCGTGCTGCTCCTGGCCGCGGCCGTCGGGGCCGTTTTCGTCAGCCGGACGAAAAAAAGGAGGCCCTCATGAGCCTGGAACACGTCGTCGGACTGGGGATCGTCCTCTTCGCCATCGGGGCGGCGGGGTTCTTCGTCCGCTCCAACGCCCTCGTGCTGCTTCTGTGCGTCGAGCTCATGCTCAACGCCGTGAACCTGATCCTCGCGGGGTTTTCCCGCTACCTCCACGGGACGGAGGGGCAGGTCTTCGTCTTCATGATCATGACGGTGGCCGCCGCGGAGGCCGCCGTGGGGCTTGCCATTCTCGTGGCCCTCTGCCGGCTCCTCGGGACCCTCGACATGAGCCGGATCAACATCCTGAAAGGGTAAGCGCCATGCTGTCCGAATCGATCTGGATCCTGCCCGCCCTGCCTGCCCTGGGGGCCCTGGCCAACGGCCTTCTCGGCGCCCGGTGGAGCGAAAAAGGCATTGCCGCCGTCGCCATCGGCTCCGTAGGCCTCGCGCTGGCGGCGGCCCTCGCCCTGCTGGCGGAGATGCTTGCCGGCCCGGCCGACCGGGCGTTCTCGGTCACGCTGTGGAGGTGGCTCTCCGACGGGGCGCTCCGCATCGAGACGGGCTTCGTGCTCGACCGCCTCGCCATGGTCATGGTCATGGTCATCCTCTTCGTGGGGTTTCTCATCCACCTTTACTCGGCCGGTTACATGAAGGGCGATACCGGGTACCGCCGCTTCTTCGTCTGCCTCAACCTCTTCGTCTTCTTCATGCTCGTCCTCGTGCTGGCCGACAACCTGGTGGTCACCTTCGTCGGCTGGGAGGGCGTGGGGCTGTGCTCGTACCTCCTCATCGGGTTCTGGCACGAGAAGACCTCGGCCTGCGACGCCGGCCGCAAGGCCTTCGTCGTCAACCGCATCGGCGACTACGGGTTTCTCCTGGGGACCCTGCTGGCCGCCGTGACCTTCGGGACGGTCAACTACGGGGACCTCGCCCGCCTCCTGGCGACGGGCCCCGCCGTCTCCGAAGGCACCGTCGCCGCCGTCGCCCTGCTGCTCTTCATGGGGGCCATGGGCAAATCGGCCCAGTTCCCTCTCCACGTCTGGCTGCCCGACGCCATGGAGGGCCCCACGCCGGTCTCGGCCCTGATCCACGCGGCCACCATGGTCAACGCCGGCGTCTACCTCATGTGCCGAATGGCGCCATTGCTCGAGAGGGCCCCCGCCGTGCTGCCCGTCATCGCCGCCGTGGGGCTCGTCACGGCACTCTACGCGTCGCTCTCCGCCCTGGGCCAGCGCGACATCAAGCGGGTGCTCGCCTACTCGACGGTGAGCCAGATCGGCTACATGTTCGTGGCCCTCGGATGCGGTCTCTGGGCCGCGGGCATGTTCCACCTCCTGACCCACGGCATCTTCAAGGGACTGCTCTTTCTCGCAGCCGGGGCCGTGATCCACGCCCTCGACGGCGAGCAGGACCTCTCGCGGATGGGGGGCCTCCTGAAGGACCTGCCGGCCGTCTCCGTCACGTTCATCGTGGGGGTCATGGCCCTGGCGGGGATCTTCCCCCTGTCGGGGTTCGTGAGCAAGGACGCCATCCTCTGGGGCGGCTTCGAACGCTACGGGCTCTTTTTCTGGCTGGCCGCCTTCGGCGGCGCCCTTGTGACGGCCCTCTACTCGGCAAAGCTCCTCTCGGCCTTTCTCGGCGCGCGGCGCTCCGGGGGCCGTCCCCACCGGCCGGGGCCTGTCATCACGGCCCCCCTGGCCGTACTGGCCGTCTTCGCGCTGCTCGCGGGGATCCCGGGGCTTCCGCTCTTCACGGCGGACACGTTCTTCTCCCGGTTCCTGGGCATGCCCGGCGCGGCGCCCGCAACGGCCGCGTCGCACACCCTCGAGGTGGCCCTCACGGTCCTGCAGACCCTGGCCGTCCTCGCGGCACTGGCCGGCGCGATCCGGCTCTTCACGAGGGCGCGCCGGCCTGCGGACCCGGCCGTCCTGGCGAGCGGCTTCGGCATCGACCTCCTCAACGACCGGCTCTTCGTCCGGCCCCTGAAGGCCTGCGCCCGCCTCTGCGCAGCCGTCATCGACCCGCGCCTCATCGACGGTGCCGTCAACGGCCTGGGCTCCCTCTCGATGGCCCTGGGCCGCCTTGCGGCCGGGCTGCAGACGGGGGAGCTTCGGCATTACGCCGTATCGCTGATGGCCGGGGCCTTTGCCCTGCTCGTCCTCACCGTCTTTTTCGCCGGAGGTCTCTGAGATGACGATGCATGACGTCCCCCTGCTGTCCGCCCTGATCGCACTTCCCCTTGCGGGGAGCGCCCTGGTGCTCGCGCTGGATGAGCGGCGGGCCCGCGCCGTTGCGCTCGGCGCCTCTCTTCTGACCTTCCTGGCAACCCTGGCCCCCCTGTTCCTCTTCCGGGAAGGGGAGCCGGGATTTCAGTTCGTCGAGTTCTACCCCTGGGTCTCATCGCTGGGGATTGCATGGCATCTCGGGATCGACGGGCTTTCGCTCTTCCTGCTGCCGCTGACGGGCTTCTTGTCGCTGGCGGCCGTCCTCGTGTCGTGGGAGAGCGTCGGTCAGAAGGTAAAGGCCTATTTCGTCTCCTTCCTCGTCCTCGAGGCGGGGATGCTGGGGGTG
This region includes:
- the nuoI gene encoding NADH-quinone oxidoreductase subunit NuoI, whose amino-acid sequence is MSKALLKGLALTLQTFFRKPVTVQYPDEKRPVPGRFRGRPALVAREDGTPRCVACGLCEKICPSLCIAVTAETGPEGIRALARYRLDLNRCSFCGLCVEACPVEAIIMSADYELAAAGRESLVWDKGRLLAGPGRAGEGRS
- the nuoK gene encoding NADH-quinone oxidoreductase subunit NuoK, producing MSLEHVVGLGIVLFAIGAAGFFVRSNALVLLLCVELMLNAVNLILAGFSRYLHGTEGQVFVFMIMTVAAAEAAVGLAILVALCRLLGTLDMSRINILKG
- a CDS encoding NADH-quinone oxidoreductase subunit J; this encodes MIETVLFWVLAAASVASALGVVALRSPVGSVMALLAAMLATAGLYALMGAPVLALFQVIVYIGAVLVLFLFVVMLLDLKGTAARGRPSARAAAAGAAGIGLTAAAAWGAWKGFSQAAPVGGPRPAPGISEIAIDLFGRHLLVFELTSVLLLAAAVGAVFVSRTKKRRPS
- the nuoH gene encoding NADH-quinone oxidoreductase subunit NuoH, giving the protein MTTADFLWGVVRIVLIFSAVMGLVAYMTLMERRFLGFFQVRLGPNRVGPGGLLQPIADGIKLLFKEDMTVSHANRFWFLLAPAIALVSVLACFAVVPASPTVVVADLPVAVLYLLALSSLGVYGILMAGWSSNNTYSLLGGLRAAAQMISYEIPLALSVVGVLILAGSMSLVEIVKAQEGLWFAVKQPLGFALFLICISAETNRTPFDLLECENELVAGYQTEYSSMKFGLFYMAEYAHILLASCLVSLFFLGGWNGPLLPAPLWLLVKVFFVFAAFIWVRATFPRIRYDQLMGFSWKVLLPLAFVNLMATAALTVLLS
- the nuoL gene encoding NADH-quinone oxidoreductase subunit L, encoding MLSESIWILPALPALGALANGLLGARWSEKGIAAVAIGSVGLALAAALALLAEMLAGPADRAFSVTLWRWLSDGALRIETGFVLDRLAMVMVMVILFVGFLIHLYSAGYMKGDTGYRRFFVCLNLFVFFMLVLVLADNLVVTFVGWEGVGLCSYLLIGFWHEKTSACDAGRKAFVVNRIGDYGFLLGTLLAAVTFGTVNYGDLARLLATGPAVSEGTVAAVALLLFMGAMGKSAQFPLHVWLPDAMEGPTPVSALIHAATMVNAGVYLMCRMAPLLERAPAVLPVIAAVGLVTALYASLSALGQRDIKRVLAYSTVSQIGYMFVALGCGLWAAGMFHLLTHGIFKGLLFLAAGAVIHALDGEQDLSRMGGLLKDLPAVSVTFIVGVMALAGIFPLSGFVSKDAILWGGFERYGLFFWLAAFGGALVTALYSAKLLSAFLGARRSGGRPHRPGPVITAPLAVLAVFALLAGIPGLPLFTADTFFSRFLGMPGAAPATAASHTLEVALTVLQTLAVLAALAGAIRLFTRARRPADPAVLASGFGIDLLNDRLFVRPLKACARLCAAVIDPRLIDGAVNGLGSLSMALGRLAAGLQTGELRHYAVSLMAGAFALLVLTVFFAGGL